Proteins from a single region of Haloterrigena alkaliphila:
- a CDS encoding HVO_0416 family zinc finger protein, whose product MATSPSDAGDDVIDQFLTDRGHTVERVGWEQEYNKKQCPECGGLHDTSATTCTVCGWEPAA is encoded by the coding sequence ATGGCAACCTCACCCAGTGACGCCGGTGACGACGTCATCGACCAATTCCTCACGGACCGCGGTCACACGGTAGAACGAGTCGGGTGGGAGCAGGAGTACAACAAGAAGCAGTGCCCCGAGTGTGGCGGCCTCCACGACACGTCCGCCACGACCTGTACCGTGTGTGGGTGGGAACCGGCGGCCTGA
- the dnaG gene encoding DNA primase DnaG produces the protein MEDTSKYLIHADVTADGVVERSDVVGAIFGQTEGLLGDELDLRDLRQSQKVGRIDVEIASTGGQSHGHLTIATSLDKVETATLAAALETIDRVGPCRANLEVTELEDVRAAKRKAVVARAKELLQTGFDDSVMTSDEILAEVRQHVRVEDITEYEGLPAGPRVTDSDAIIVVEGRADVLTLLKYGVKNAIAVEGTNVPDAVAELTHHRTVTAFLDGDRGGDLILEELSQVGDIDYVAFAPAGESVEDLDHHQLFTALRNKVPYDTVSGMNEPREAVAATDGSSTPAPAPTETKPTTDSDVAVRSPSVDGPAESPPETASPSTPEPDASRAGDTDATEGDADAVPGGSDAAETDTEQRSENEGAAVEDDAESTPASTGPETVYGHATAVIRENTGRIRFLDADGDVVGESDASDAYDALDSLEAAPTTVILDEILGQRLLDLAADRGVERIVARSLGQFTKRPTAVRIHAVDDVAEEPPTTE, from the coding sequence ATGGAAGACACGTCGAAATATCTCATCCACGCCGACGTCACGGCTGACGGGGTCGTCGAGCGCAGCGACGTCGTCGGCGCGATCTTCGGGCAGACCGAAGGACTCCTCGGCGACGAACTCGATCTCCGCGACCTCCGCCAGTCACAGAAGGTCGGACGCATCGACGTCGAAATAGCCAGCACCGGCGGCCAGTCCCACGGCCACCTCACCATCGCGACCAGCCTCGACAAGGTCGAGACCGCCACGCTCGCCGCCGCCCTCGAGACGATCGACCGGGTCGGCCCCTGCCGAGCGAACCTCGAGGTGACCGAACTCGAGGACGTCCGCGCGGCCAAGCGCAAGGCGGTCGTCGCCCGCGCGAAGGAACTGCTCCAGACGGGGTTCGACGACAGCGTGATGACCTCCGACGAGATCCTCGCGGAGGTGCGCCAGCACGTCCGCGTCGAGGACATCACCGAGTACGAGGGGCTCCCCGCGGGGCCGCGGGTGACCGATAGCGACGCGATCATCGTCGTCGAGGGCCGGGCCGACGTGCTCACCCTCCTCAAGTACGGCGTCAAGAACGCCATCGCGGTCGAGGGAACGAACGTCCCCGACGCGGTGGCCGAACTCACCCACCACCGCACCGTCACCGCGTTCCTCGACGGCGACCGGGGCGGCGACCTCATCCTCGAGGAACTCTCGCAGGTCGGCGACATCGACTACGTCGCGTTCGCGCCGGCGGGCGAGTCCGTGGAGGACCTGGACCACCACCAGCTGTTCACGGCGTTGCGAAACAAGGTCCCCTACGACACCGTCTCGGGGATGAACGAACCCCGGGAGGCGGTCGCCGCGACCGACGGCAGTTCGACGCCGGCGCCGGCGCCGACCGAGACGAAGCCGACGACGGACAGCGACGTCGCCGTCCGGTCCCCCTCCGTCGACGGCCCCGCGGAGTCGCCGCCCGAGACGGCGAGTCCGTCGACGCCGGAGCCCGACGCGAGTCGCGCCGGCGACACCGACGCCACCGAGGGGGATGCCGACGCCGTTCCCGGGGGATCGGACGCTGCGGAGACCGATACCGAGCAGCGCTCCGAGAACGAGGGTGCCGCGGTCGAGGACGACGCCGAATCGACCCCGGCGTCGACCGGCCCCGAGACCGTCTACGGCCACGCGACGGCGGTGATCCGGGAGAACACCGGCCGCATCCGGTTTCTCGACGCCGACGGCGACGTCGTCGGCGAGTCCGACGCGAGCGACGCCTACGACGCCCTCGACTCCCTCGAGGCGGCGCCGACGACGGTGATCCTCGACGAGATCCTCGGCCAGCGATTGCTCGATCTGGCGGCCGACCGCGGCGTCGAGCGGATCGTCGCGCGCTCGCTGGGGCAGTTCACCAAGCGGCCGACGGCCGTCCGGATTCACGCGGTCGACGACGTGGCCGAGGAGCCCCCGACGACGGAGTGA
- a CDS encoding winged helix-turn-helix transcriptional regulator has protein sequence MSQSTPEECVASWCADDDWCAVTCTAHLIGKKWHPVIVHRLLERGPLGFNALKDDIDAVSSTVLSDSLEDLEETGLVDREIVSEKPFRVAYSLTERGESLESVIDAMDAWGADYLEESSGC, from the coding sequence ATGAGTCAATCTACGCCGGAGGAGTGCGTCGCGTCGTGGTGTGCCGACGACGACTGGTGTGCGGTCACGTGTACGGCCCACCTGATCGGTAAGAAGTGGCATCCGGTCATCGTCCACCGACTGCTCGAGCGCGGACCGCTCGGATTCAACGCGCTCAAGGACGATATCGATGCGGTCTCCAGTACGGTGCTCTCCGACAGCCTCGAGGACTTAGAGGAGACGGGACTCGTCGACCGCGAGATCGTCAGCGAGAAACCGTTTCGGGTGGCGTACTCGCTGACGGAACGGGGCGAGTCGCTCGAGTCGGTGATCGACGCGATGGACGCCTGGGGGGCCGACTACCTCGAGGAGTCGTCGGGGTGTTGA
- a CDS encoding ArsR/SmtB family transcription factor encodes MARLFPFRSEPAENEGQPRVVGLEGEDADAVFGALSSTTARRIYARLDEEPGTPSDVAEAIDSSIQNVRYHLENLEDAGLVEVVDTWYSSRGNEMSVYATTDGPLIVTGDESTASRLREALSRFVGGVVVLAAGSFVVQYALTQWARSVTGTAPAETTPTGAGGNEGGGSTESTDGDGGNGFSAQETGDDGATAGNDSVDVETTDGDSNETVENAADGGADVAEAILDVAPPGLLFFLGGVLVLLAVTVYWYWYRPSY; translated from the coding sequence ATGGCCCGGCTGTTCCCGTTTCGCTCCGAGCCCGCCGAGAACGAGGGTCAGCCGCGGGTCGTCGGCCTCGAGGGCGAGGACGCCGACGCGGTGTTCGGCGCGCTCTCGTCGACGACGGCCCGCCGGATCTACGCGCGCCTCGACGAGGAACCCGGCACGCCCAGCGACGTCGCCGAGGCGATCGACTCCTCGATCCAGAACGTTCGCTACCACCTCGAGAACTTGGAGGACGCGGGCCTCGTCGAGGTCGTCGACACGTGGTACTCCTCGCGGGGCAACGAGATGAGCGTCTACGCGACGACCGACGGGCCGCTGATCGTCACGGGTGACGAGTCGACGGCCAGTCGACTGCGAGAGGCGCTCTCGCGGTTCGTCGGCGGCGTCGTCGTGCTCGCCGCCGGGAGCTTCGTAGTCCAGTACGCACTCACGCAGTGGGCCCGGTCGGTAACGGGGACCGCGCCTGCAGAGACGACGCCGACGGGCGCCGGCGGGAACGAGGGCGGCGGGTCGACCGAAAGTACCGACGGCGACGGCGGGAACGGCTTCTCCGCGCAGGAAACCGGAGACGACGGGGCGACCGCCGGAAACGATTCCGTCGACGTCGAAACGACGGACGGCGATAGCAACGAGACCGTCGAGAACGCGGCCGACGGCGGCGCCGACGTGGCCGAGGCGATTCTCGACGTCGCACCGCCGGGGCTGCTCTTCTTCCTCGGCGGCGTGCTCGTCCTGCTGGCCGTGACGGTCTACTGGTACTGGTACCGGCCGTCGTACTGA
- the ubaA gene encoding SAMP-activating enzyme E1: protein MSDLRLDATQLDRYSRHVIMDEIGPEGQQRLLEASVLVVGAGGLGSPAIQYLAAAGVGRLGIVDDDVVERSNLQRQIVHGDGDVGRPKVESAADYVAALNPDIDVDTHETRITSANVGDLVDEYDVVLDASDNFGTRYLLNDHCVLTGTPLSHGAIYRFEGQITTFTNERRDETDESPPCYRCIFPEAPEPGTVPDCATTGVLGVLPGTVGCIQATEVVKYILRKGELLEGRLLMYDAMDMTFEEVPVRSNPSCPVCGDQPEIESVEDVSYEGSCEISAD, encoded by the coding sequence ATGAGCGATCTCCGCCTCGACGCGACCCAACTCGATCGCTACTCGAGACACGTGATCATGGACGAGATCGGTCCCGAGGGCCAGCAGCGGCTGCTCGAGGCCAGCGTCCTCGTCGTCGGCGCCGGCGGGTTGGGCTCGCCGGCGATCCAGTACCTCGCGGCCGCGGGCGTCGGACGGCTGGGAATCGTCGACGACGACGTCGTCGAGCGCTCGAACCTGCAGCGCCAGATCGTCCACGGCGACGGCGACGTGGGCCGCCCGAAAGTCGAGAGCGCCGCCGACTACGTCGCGGCGCTGAACCCCGACATCGACGTCGACACCCACGAGACCCGCATCACGTCCGCGAACGTCGGCGACCTCGTCGACGAGTACGACGTCGTCCTCGACGCCAGCGACAACTTCGGGACCCGGTACCTGCTCAACGACCACTGCGTGCTCACCGGCACGCCGCTGTCCCACGGCGCGATCTACCGCTTCGAGGGGCAGATCACGACGTTCACGAACGAGCGCAGAGATGAAACGGACGAATCACCGCCCTGCTACCGCTGTATCTTCCCCGAAGCGCCCGAACCCGGCACCGTCCCCGACTGCGCGACGACCGGCGTCCTCGGCGTCCTCCCGGGCACCGTCGGCTGCATTCAGGCCACAGAGGTCGTCAAGTACATCTTAAGAAAAGGCGAGTTGCTCGAGGGGCGCCTGCTCATGTACGACGCGATGGACATGACCTTCGAGGAGGTCCCGGTGCGGTCGAACCCGTCCTGTCCAGTCTGTGGCGACCAGCCCGAAATCGAGTCCGTCGAGGACGTCAGTTACGAGGGTAGCTGCGAGATCTCGGCGGATTAG
- a CDS encoding sodium:solute symporter family protein, which yields MSVALQVGIIVGYLLVALAVGLVAYRLTDRTAEDFYLASRTLGTVVLLFTTFATLLSAFTFFAGPNVAYAEGPEWVLVMGLMDGIIFAVLWYVIGYKQWLLGQQYGYVTLGEMLGDRFASRRLRGLVAGVSLLWLFPYVMLQQVGAGRALQSLTDGAVPYAAGAGLITAFMILYVVVAGMRGIAWTDTLQGAFMLVTTWVALLWVLAAVGGPGAATEAIASNPETADFLSLGSDYYTPQWMLSTAITIGFGVAMFPQVNQRFFAAGSKRVLKRSFALWPILCVLLFVPSFMLGAWAAGLGVDVALADGENVLPTVLAEYTPVWFAALVIAGAMAAMMSSSDSMLLSGSSYFTRDLYRPFVDRSISERREDFLARTGVVVFASAAFVASLLTPAPLFDIGEAAFGGFAQIALPVIVALYWRRTTRTGITAGIAVSQAFYLSSLFLPFVPGSYAGWTAGIVGMGLSLVVTVAVSLVTTPAADERRAIYFERLGAD from the coding sequence GTGAGCGTCGCCCTGCAGGTGGGAATCATCGTCGGCTACCTGCTGGTGGCGCTGGCGGTCGGACTGGTCGCCTACCGGCTGACCGACCGGACGGCCGAGGACTTCTACCTGGCGAGTCGGACGCTCGGGACGGTGGTGTTGCTGTTCACGACTTTCGCGACGCTGCTGTCGGCCTTCACCTTCTTCGCGGGGCCGAACGTCGCCTACGCGGAGGGCCCCGAGTGGGTGCTCGTCATGGGGCTGATGGACGGAATCATCTTCGCCGTTCTCTGGTACGTCATCGGCTACAAGCAGTGGCTGCTCGGCCAGCAGTACGGCTACGTCACGCTCGGGGAGATGCTGGGCGACCGGTTCGCCTCGAGGCGGCTCCGCGGACTCGTCGCCGGCGTCAGCCTGCTCTGGCTCTTTCCGTACGTCATGCTCCAGCAGGTCGGGGCCGGCAGGGCGCTGCAGTCGCTGACCGACGGCGCCGTCCCCTACGCCGCCGGCGCGGGGCTGATCACCGCGTTCATGATCCTCTACGTCGTCGTCGCCGGGATGCGGGGCATCGCCTGGACCGACACCCTGCAGGGCGCGTTCATGCTCGTGACCACCTGGGTCGCACTGCTGTGGGTGCTCGCGGCGGTCGGCGGCCCCGGCGCGGCGACCGAGGCGATCGCCTCGAATCCGGAGACCGCCGACTTCCTCTCGCTGGGCAGCGACTACTACACGCCCCAGTGGATGCTCTCGACGGCGATCACGATCGGCTTCGGCGTCGCGATGTTCCCGCAGGTCAACCAGCGCTTCTTCGCCGCCGGCTCGAAGAGGGTTCTCAAGCGGTCGTTCGCGCTGTGGCCGATCCTCTGCGTCCTGCTGTTCGTCCCCTCGTTCATGCTCGGCGCGTGGGCCGCCGGCCTCGGCGTCGACGTGGCCCTCGCCGACGGCGAGAACGTTCTGCCGACGGTACTCGCCGAGTACACGCCCGTCTGGTTCGCCGCGCTGGTCATCGCCGGCGCGATGGCCGCGATGATGTCCTCCTCGGACTCGATGCTGCTCTCGGGGTCGTCGTACTTCACGCGAGACCTCTACCGGCCGTTCGTCGACCGATCGATCTCGGAGCGCCGCGAGGACTTCCTGGCCCGCACCGGCGTCGTCGTCTTCGCGTCGGCCGCCTTCGTCGCCAGTCTGCTCACCCCCGCGCCGCTGTTCGACATCGGTGAAGCGGCCTTCGGCGGGTTCGCCCAGATCGCCCTGCCGGTCATCGTCGCCCTCTACTGGCGCCGGACGACGCGAACCGGGATCACGGCCGGCATCGCCGTCAGTCAGGCGTTCTACCTCTCGAGTCTCTTCCTCCCGTTCGTCCCCGGCAGCTACGCCGGGTGGACGGCCGGCATCGTCGGGATGGGACTCAGCCTCGTCGTCACGGTCGCCGTCTCGCTGGTCACGACGCCGGCGGCCGACGAGCGCCGAGCGATCTACTTCGAGCGGTTGGGCGCGGACTGA
- a CDS encoding UvrD-helicase domain-containing protein has protein sequence MATTETKVTRLFGGPGSGKTTALLDHVEEILEEDGVTFRDILVVSYTRAAAQEVRERLAERLDESPRALQGNVCTMHAKAYELLDLSRSDVIGESDKEEFCEEYGLEFEDEYSGAGRRTARSTTIGNKIIATSQWLQRTRRDVTDWYDVPFQWNEEEVRLPPEIDPNAQEGNKYTPTWPSDDDRIDVPEAIRGWRTYKGESGKIGFADMLERVRQRSLLPSVDYLVIDEFQDITTLQYDVYEEWKPHMEQVLIAGDDDQVVYSWQGADPALLLDEEVDEDVILPNSYRLPSNVLNAVNREIRHIETRQDKDLKPRKEGGAVEARANASMLDVVRNVRRTLVEGDGTIMVLFRARYQMFQFIDEFITEGVPFTSLTDQRMWTDRLTQYVRAIEAIDAGEDVTGLQARRLADMLQESAFGTNERDELFDEIDERQEDAGIDDLEQLMIPAEVVQDHVPFMPGPGSASDMLRKVTNFQKKSVKSYFAIGEYQGMATDRVRVGTIHSAKGREADHVIVGTDLTEKVVEQMVATVDDPTDIPGCEEFTKTTSPVPVLTDNERRVFYVGMSRARERLVLLENLVDGAPTLPIDVLLNNRLTDTPLEELVEQAQLPEDADADGDEVEAEAP, from the coding sequence ATGGCTACTACGGAGACGAAGGTGACCCGGTTGTTCGGTGGTCCGGGCAGCGGGAAGACGACCGCCCTGCTCGACCACGTCGAAGAGATCCTCGAGGAGGACGGCGTGACCTTCCGGGATATCCTCGTCGTCTCGTACACGCGAGCGGCTGCACAGGAGGTTCGCGAACGGCTGGCCGAGCGACTCGACGAGAGCCCGCGTGCACTGCAGGGCAACGTCTGTACGATGCACGCGAAGGCCTACGAACTGCTCGACCTCTCGCGAAGCGACGTCATCGGCGAGTCCGACAAGGAGGAGTTCTGCGAGGAGTACGGCCTCGAGTTCGAGGACGAGTACTCCGGCGCGGGCCGCCGTACCGCCCGGTCGACGACTATCGGGAACAAGATCATCGCCACCAGCCAGTGGCTCCAGCGGACCCGGCGCGACGTCACTGACTGGTACGACGTCCCCTTCCAGTGGAACGAAGAGGAAGTGCGACTGCCGCCGGAAATCGATCCGAACGCCCAGGAGGGTAACAAGTACACGCCGACCTGGCCCAGCGACGACGACCGGATCGACGTCCCCGAGGCGATTCGCGGCTGGCGCACCTACAAGGGCGAGTCGGGGAAGATCGGCTTCGCGGACATGCTCGAGCGCGTCAGACAGCGTTCGCTGCTGCCCAGCGTCGACTACCTGGTGATCGACGAGTTCCAGGACATCACGACGCTGCAGTACGACGTCTACGAGGAGTGGAAACCCCACATGGAGCAGGTGCTGATCGCCGGCGACGACGACCAGGTCGTCTACTCCTGGCAGGGCGCCGATCCCGCGCTCCTGCTCGACGAGGAGGTCGACGAGGACGTCATTCTGCCGAACTCCTACCGGCTCCCCTCGAACGTCCTCAACGCGGTCAACAGGGAGATCCGCCACATCGAGACGCGCCAGGACAAGGACCTCAAGCCGCGCAAAGAAGGCGGCGCCGTCGAGGCCCGCGCGAACGCCTCGATGCTCGACGTCGTCCGGAACGTTCGGCGGACGCTCGTCGAGGGCGACGGCACCATCATGGTGCTGTTCCGGGCGCGCTACCAGATGTTCCAGTTCATCGACGAGTTCATCACCGAGGGCGTCCCCTTCACCTCGCTGACCGACCAGCGGATGTGGACCGACCGCCTCACGCAGTACGTCCGCGCCATCGAGGCGATCGACGCGGGCGAGGACGTCACCGGCCTGCAGGCCCGGCGACTCGCCGACATGCTGCAGGAATCCGCGTTCGGCACCAACGAGCGCGACGAACTCTTCGACGAGATCGACGAGCGCCAGGAGGACGCCGGCATCGACGACCTCGAGCAGCTGATGATCCCCGCGGAAGTCGTCCAGGATCACGTCCCGTTCATGCCCGGCCCCGGCTCCGCCTCGGACATGCTCCGGAAGGTCACGAACTTCCAGAAGAAGAGCGTCAAGTCGTACTTCGCGATCGGCGAGTACCAGGGGATGGCGACCGACCGCGTCCGCGTCGGTACGATCCACTCCGCGAAGGGTCGCGAGGCCGACCACGTCATCGTCGGCACCGACCTCACCGAGAAGGTCGTCGAGCAGATGGTCGCGACCGTCGACGACCCCACCGACATCCCGGGCTGCGAGGAGTTTACAAAGACCACCTCGCCGGTCCCCGTCCTGACCGACAACGAGCGCCGCGTCTTCTACGTCGGCATGTCCCGGGCCCGCGAACGGCTCGTCCTGCTCGAGAACCTCGTCGACGGCGCGCCGACGCTGCCGATCGACGTCCTGCTCAACAACCGGCTGACCGACACGCCGCTGGAGGAACTGGTCGAGCAGGCCCAGCTGCCCGAAGACGCCGACGCGGACGGCGACGAGGTCGAAGCCGAAGCGCCGTGA
- a CDS encoding DUF3311 domain-containing protein has protein sequence MRRLELAGWSTVGVVCCALAIPWFLWGDSTVVAGLPLWLWWHVGWMGLASVVFWTFAQRAWGLGIETGSDAGDSSDAGGERGPGSTRSPAGGDRP, from the coding sequence ATGCGCCGACTGGAACTGGCGGGGTGGAGCACGGTCGGGGTCGTCTGCTGTGCGCTGGCGATCCCGTGGTTCCTCTGGGGGGACTCGACGGTCGTCGCCGGCCTGCCGCTGTGGCTCTGGTGGCACGTCGGCTGGATGGGGCTCGCCTCGGTCGTCTTCTGGACGTTCGCCCAGCGGGCGTGGGGACTCGGCATCGAAACGGGAAGCGACGCCGGCGACTCGAGCGACGCCGGCGGCGAGCGGGGACCCGGATCGACGCGGTCGCCGGCGGGGGGTGACCGCCCGTGA
- a CDS encoding DUF7563 family protein: protein MPECQNCGAFVTDAYARVFTPRDVDDPRVCPDCQDKIRDGADVRTARSPRNP, encoded by the coding sequence ATGCCGGAATGCCAGAACTGCGGCGCGTTCGTCACGGATGCGTACGCACGCGTATTCACCCCCCGCGACGTAGACGACCCCCGGGTCTGTCCCGACTGTCAGGACAAGATCCGCGACGGTGCCGACGTTCGAACCGCCCGCTCCCCGCGAAATCCCTGA
- a CDS encoding SDR family oxidoreductase: MDLELDGNSALVTASSSGLGFASAEALAAEGANVMLCGRDEKRLESAREELADVGDGEVRATQTDITDPDAVSHLVSETVDAFGGLDHLVTSAGGPPSTTFLETDEQDWYQAYDLLVMSVVWTIENAHEHLLESEYGTITCITSRTVREVADGLLLSNSVRRGVIGLVKTVSREFAPEIRANAVLPGTIETSRIEELVEANVERGIYEDYEDGLTELADEIPMGRIGEPRELGDVVAMLSSPRASFVNGVSVPIDGGLLRS; this comes from the coding sequence ATGGATCTCGAACTCGACGGCAACAGCGCACTGGTGACGGCTTCCTCGAGCGGCCTCGGCTTCGCGAGCGCCGAAGCGCTCGCCGCGGAAGGCGCGAACGTGATGCTCTGTGGCCGCGACGAAAAACGGCTCGAGTCCGCCCGCGAGGAACTCGCCGACGTCGGCGACGGGGAAGTCCGGGCCACGCAGACCGACATCACGGACCCCGACGCGGTCTCCCACCTCGTGAGCGAGACGGTCGACGCGTTCGGCGGGCTGGACCACCTCGTCACCTCCGCCGGGGGACCGCCGAGTACCACCTTCCTCGAGACCGACGAACAGGACTGGTACCAGGCCTACGACCTCCTCGTGATGAGCGTCGTCTGGACGATCGAGAACGCCCACGAGCACCTCCTCGAGTCCGAGTACGGGACGATCACCTGCATCACGTCCCGGACGGTCCGCGAGGTGGCCGACGGCCTCCTGCTGTCGAACTCGGTGCGCCGGGGCGTAATCGGCCTCGTGAAGACCGTCTCGCGGGAGTTCGCCCCCGAAATCCGGGCCAACGCGGTCCTGCCGGGAACGATCGAGACGAGCCGGATCGAGGAGCTTGTCGAAGCGAACGTCGAGCGCGGTATCTACGAGGACTACGAGGACGGGCTGACGGAACTCGCCGACGAGATTCCGATGGGGCGCATCGGCGAGCCTCGAGAACTGGGTGACGTCGTGGCGATGCTCTCGAGTCCCCGCGCCAGTTTCGTCAACGGCGTCTCGGTACCGATCGACGGCGGGCTGTTGCGGAGTTAG
- a CDS encoding M24 family metallopeptidase, with amino-acid sequence MSDADSSAGTGADTGLESVGPHLESVVAGALADRDVAAFVHVGTARDPGVRYCQSILERRLRPGEDRDVVAVAFDGDEWLTETTDGTVSHPAETLADRLANRGETEPDAEPRTILTPAAIPHDAALYLERAGFDLASTAVLERARATKTADERERIAAAQAAAGVGIRRAAALLADATIADGRLVADGEAVTPTRLRTAVDAAIVEAGAFPAGNTVVNPDSGHVPSSLDGASAGDGTSTGGTTEDQPLAPGEPIVLETAPRGPAGYHGGLVRTLVVDSDGGKERRAHVAVTQAFRSAAAMLTAGAESVTSVEADLEAEIRAFGEDGAVETRVSGVGLESRERPLAGGEDVEPDHVVRLEAAVRVDEGQWLRIADLLAKGEAGERAAYLPAPSQSLDPTALLEE; translated from the coding sequence GTGAGCGACGCCGATTCGAGCGCCGGAACCGGCGCCGACACCGGCCTCGAGAGCGTCGGCCCGCACCTCGAGTCCGTCGTCGCCGGGGCGCTCGCGGACCGCGACGTCGCGGCGTTCGTCCACGTGGGCACCGCTCGCGATCCGGGGGTTCGGTACTGTCAGTCGATCCTCGAGCGACGCCTGAGACCCGGCGAGGATCGGGACGTCGTCGCGGTCGCGTTCGACGGCGACGAGTGGCTCACCGAGACGACGGACGGAACGGTGAGCCACCCCGCCGAGACGCTCGCCGACCGATTGGCCAACCGGGGCGAGACCGAACCCGACGCGGAGCCGAGAACGATTCTGACGCCGGCGGCGATCCCCCACGACGCCGCGCTCTACCTCGAGCGCGCCGGCTTCGACCTCGCGTCGACGGCCGTCCTCGAGCGCGCTCGAGCGACGAAGACGGCCGACGAGCGCGAGCGGATCGCCGCGGCGCAGGCCGCCGCGGGCGTCGGTATCCGCCGAGCGGCCGCGCTGCTCGCGGACGCGACGATCGCCGACGGGCGACTCGTGGCCGACGGCGAGGCGGTGACGCCGACGCGCCTCCGGACGGCCGTCGACGCGGCCATCGTCGAGGCGGGCGCGTTTCCGGCGGGGAACACCGTCGTCAACCCGGATTCGGGACACGTGCCCTCGAGCCTCGACGGAGCCAGCGCCGGCGACGGCACTAGCACCGGTGGCACCACCGAAGACCAGCCGCTGGCACCCGGCGAACCGATCGTCCTCGAGACGGCCCCTCGCGGCCCCGCGGGCTACCACGGCGGCCTCGTCCGCACGCTCGTCGTCGACAGCGACGGCGGCAAGGAACGCCGGGCGCACGTCGCCGTGACGCAGGCGTTTCGCTCCGCGGCGGCGATGCTGACCGCCGGCGCCGAGTCCGTCACGAGCGTCGAGGCCGACCTCGAGGCGGAGATCAGGGCGTTCGGCGAGGACGGCGCGGTCGAGACGCGGGTCTCGGGCGTCGGCCTCGAGTCCCGGGAACGCCCGCTCGCGGGCGGCGAGGACGTCGAACCCGATCACGTGGTCCGACTCGAGGCGGCGGTCCGCGTCGACGAGGGGCAGTGGCTCCGGATCGCCGACCTGCTCGCGAAAGGCGAGGCCGGCGAGCGCGCGGCGTACCTCCCGGCGCCCTCGCAGTCGCTGGATCCGACGGCGCTGCTCGAGGAGTGA